The Peromyscus maniculatus bairdii isolate BWxNUB_F1_BW_parent chromosome 14, HU_Pman_BW_mat_3.1, whole genome shotgun sequence genomic interval ttgtAAGTGGTGATgattcaccatgtgggtgctgggaactaaacacaggtcctctgtatgagcagcaagtgctcttaactgccgagtcatctctccagcagcccCCTGTCCACAAGCCTTTTAAAACAACTGTTTGATTTGGTCATTTTTCTGCTGAGTCTTGAacttgttggttgttttgtcagtttgacacaagctagagtcatcaaggAAAGGGGAATGCCAATTAAGAATGGTCTCCAATAGATTGGCTTGTAGATATGtcgatgggggcattttcttttcttttctgtttgagacaggatctctatgtgaccttggctggcctggaatgcccTGTGAAGACCAGGTTGGCTTAGAATTCAGAGAGAACCACCAGCCTCTgcaccctgagtgctgggaataaaggcatgtgccaccatgcccagctgtaggacattttcttgaatgatgatggatgtggaagggcccagctcactgtgagtggtgcctcCTCTGGacaggtggccctgggttgtaCATGAGCAAGCTATAGAGACCAAGCTAGTCAGCAGCAtcccttcatggtctctgctttagttcctgtctccaggttccagcgttgagttcctgctctgatgtccctcagtgatggactgggaTGTGTATGCCAAATAGACATCTTTCCTCCCCtggttgattttggtcatggtgtctatcacaACAACAGGCAAACGAGAACAGTTCTCAGTGTCTTCAGCCTGTTGTCGCAGTCATCTTCTACTTGCCTGTATCTCCTTTCTTTACTTGACTAGATCTCCCTGGGGccttttataattatttcttaatatgCAGGGATTAAAAGGTTCATAAAAATTTTAGTCAAGTTATGTCTTTTGAGAAAGGATAaaaattttctgttttgcttccaatattcatttttgttgagGATTAAGGTTGGCCTCAATGTCCCAGGTCATTCTTGGCCTTACGATTTTGTATTTTGAGTTAATGCTTCTCATTTTTACATTCTCTCCAAGTTTTGCTTTAGGATGAGTTGGGTTCAAGAGGAAAGCTCCTAAACTGTCTACTTTAAATTCCTGATAAATCCGCACTGGTCATAATCCAAATCTTTAACCAGCCTCTGCAACTGTTAAGATGAATGGCtttcccaacactccagaggcagaggcaggtggatctctacaagTTTAGGGCCAGGCTGAttgacatagtgagttccaggcccagggatatataatgagatcctgtctcaacaaaacaaaaataaacaacaataacaacaaacaaaacggGCCTCTTAGCTATAGATTTTGATTTTGGCACTTAGCCcgtgtgtgaccttgggcaggttcCTTCTTTGATGTCTCCTCTATGCACGAGGCATTATTTTAGTTGCCTCATTATTTTAAGTCggaaataaaaatttatgttAAGCAATTCGAACAGGATGCAAGCCCCTCTAAGTAATGAATAAACATTAGATATTTTTCCCTTTATGTCctctactattattattttgggaCAAGtcttgtagccttggctggccttgaccttgttTATGTAACCAAGGCGACAGCTTCCGATCCTCCTGCTATCAGTTCCCAAGAGGAGTACCACTGTGTGCACAGGGTTTTGTACAGGCGAGGCAATACTCTGTGTGTTCCAGTGCCTGAAGAGGGAactgggtctcctggagctgtagttataggCAGCTGATGTTAAGTGCTGTctcaggtcctatggaagagcagaaagtgtccTTAACCGCCATGCTCCAGCCTCAGCTCCTGATCTTTTAttctagggggaaaaaatgagaatTTGTTTTCTTGCCCTGCTGAGGCTCAAACCATGGCCTTGAGAATTTCTACACATGtatttttgtcttaaattaaCAGTACTTAATTTTCCTTATAGCCTGATGGGTTTTTATTtgaattacattttataattctGAGATGTGAGGTCTATTTGCTTGTTACCTATCTGGTGATTCTTGGGTTAATAATGGCTCTGGATTTCACTGTCCAACGTGCAGCTTCTGGAAAATGGTGTTCCTAAGAGGGTCTACTTTGAAGACTTGAGCCAACCTTGCCAGTCAGATGACACCAGGAATTGTTCTGACAAAATGAGGCTGACATGTCCCGACTTTGTTGCCAGTGATTACTTGTAGCCCAGGCCAGTAGAAGCTGGAATGGCATCAACCGTTCATTTTGTTATTTCCATGTGTTTCAGGATGCCACCTAAAAGACTTCGGAGATTTGAGTTTTACTAAAGTCCCCAAAGATGATCCGTACAATAATCTGGTAGTGTATCCTCGCTCAGTGGGCCTTGCCAACCAGGAACTGTCTGAAGTGGTTAGTAGAGCTGTGTCAGGTGGTTACAGCTGTGTCACCATAGGAGGTGACCACAGGTAAGCTGGGAGCAAGTGTGCTTTGGGCTTAGTGATGGGCTTCTTTATTTAAGTGTCCTTACTTGGGGAAAAATACACAACAGATAAGATCATGCGTgcaagtgtagaggtagacaaAGCAAGTTTcttgagaaactgtctcaagacTTTCATGGAGCTGTTCTGATCCATGTCTCAAGACTTTCATGAAGCTCTTCTGATCCATCCATACTGAATTTTTTATAAGCATTTCTGCTATTACATTTGTTAGTGATCCTTCCTTGGGATgctaatttattttctaataaagaCACACTCCTTTCAATCATTCTTAGTGAATAGTGTTTTCCAACCGAGATCTATTAGGActagataaaataaatacattatagtaaaataaaaactgtaaagtACTGAATACTACAGAAGAAGTTCAGAGGTGGGAGAGGTCTGGGCTAGTGGAGTCAGAGTTCACCAGGGAGTGTGGAATGAGCTAAGCAGTGAAAGTGGAAAGAGGTTCTGTGGTACTAGCATTGAACACTTACTGGTACTTTCAGTTAGACAATTCGAACAATGTCACAAAGGAGATAGGGCTTTATCTCATTTATTGAACAAGTTATCTAACTTGTTCAAGGCCTAGCGCCAGGAAGTAGCTGAGCAGGCATCCAAatccactgtttctcttcttgATTCAGCCTAGCAATTTTCCCTGAGGTGTTCAGAGAACTTTCTAGATAACTACCTGAAGTTAAACCTTTGCTCCGGGTGCAGAGAAAGTAGATTCCTCTTTGGGAATAAAAATTCAGGCAGGGAAAAAACAGGTCAGACTCGGGTGCTCTAGAGATGACTGGGCATTCAGGGGAATCAACCAGAGAAGAGGGCAGCTCTCTTGCTTCCTACCTCAGTCCTGTCTCTGAATgcttaatctttttttgttttttttttccccttgaggtCAAGTCTCACTGGGGACCTCATCAATGTGACAGCCACAGcctttagttttcctttttgtctATAGCTGTATATACGGTAACCAGGTTACTCAACTATTTCCAGTTCAAAGTTAAAACTTGCCAGAGTTTTAGTCTGTTAAATTCTAGCAGGCAGGAATAAATGTATAATTTGAATGACTTTTATTCAGTGGTGTACACGAGCTCAACAGAGGTTGCCTTGCAACTTTAATGTCTCACAGCCCCACTTTTCAGGTTTTAAGAAGTGTTACAAACCAGCTTTTACAGCTGATTCTgttgtgctgggaattaaactcagggcttcacacaCACTAAGGCAAATGCAGGACTACTTAGCTACACCTGCAAGTCGGCTTCTTAatttttaccttaaaaaaaaaaatgtagactgggtggtggtggtgcacgcctttaatcccagtactcaggaagcagaggcaggcagatctattgCAACATGCAAGACCCATCTCAACCGAACAATAAAACCCCCTTCAGTGTCCCAGATTCTTTGCAAGTTAGAATTAAAGGAATTAAGCAGCTTTTCTGCAAATTGTTAGACTAGACCCCATTGCTCGACTAAATTGCATCCACTGGACAAATGTTAATATTTGAGCTCTTTTTCTGGGCTAGGGCTAATGGACAATTTACCAGGGGCCTGGGAGCTGCAGTGACATGTGTCTCACTGCAGGGACAGCCAATCATCAGTATTCTTTCCCCTAgcctttaattttatgtatacgGTCTTCTGCCTGCTTGCATATCTATACACCACGTGAGTagagtgccctcagaggccagaagagggtgttggatcccctaggactAGGGCACTGATTCTTTAAAGCTTTATCTTTCTCTGGTCTGATCCACTTAAAAAGTTAATCTTTGGGAAGTGCAACCGAGGGACTTTTGTCTCCCTGGAACCCAGCCTCAGGCCAGACCCTGACTTTGCCCTGGGGGCAGAGTATAAGCAATGTTGGCTGAGGTTATCTGTTTGCCAAGCAGAAGGCCTTGAAGATTATTATATTTGTTCTTTGCAGCCTGGCAATAGGTACCATTAGCGGCCACGCCCAGCACCGCCCAGATCTCTGTGTCATCTGGGTTGATGCTCATGCCGACATTAATACACCCCTCACCACTGTATCTGGAAATATCCATGGACAGccactttcctttcttgttaGAGAACTACAAGACAAGGTAAGTGAGATAAAATGAGACAGGGAATGGCCTGCAAGATTATTCTGGGACTTTGGGAATCTAATTAAGATTTGGATGAAGGGTGGGCTGAATGTGGCTAACTCAACTCCTTTACTTGTTATTCACATTATTAAGGACCAGGCAGTCAGCTGGATGCTTGGGCTACAAAGATAACTAGGTTTCTGTCCTCAGTGGGGCTCATAATTGTTGAGGAAATTCAGTTTGTAGTAGTAAGTAACTGTAGTGCTGGACACTTCATAGCCAGGGGCTATGTCAGGCTCCCACACTAAAACACACTGATCTGGAGCTTGCCTTTGGGTAAAATTCTTCTGAGCTCTTCAAAAGACAGGGAGTCTATGCTAGGCAGACAAGACTCTACATCCCTCCACTTAGTGAAAAGGCAAGCTATGCCAGGACAAGTTAAAGAACCAATCTGGAATGAGCAAAGGGGTGGGAAGGACTGGCCAGGATATTCCTGCTACGGAGGTAGTTAATGAGAAACCAGATCACCTCAGAACacttttttgttttcgttttcaagacaaggtttctctgggtagccctggctgtcctagaactcactctgtagacgaggctggcctcgaactcaagagatccgcctgcctctgcctctcaagtgctgggatcaaaggtgtgtgccacgccCCCCCcagcagaatattttttttttaaaccttctcaAGAAACCTGTAATTTGCGGCTTCTCTTCTGAAACATTTCTATTGGACAATTGTCTCTTCTAGCTCAAGTGTGCTTTGTGTCATTTGAAACAAACAGTggacaggagaggaaagggatggTATGCTCTAAGGATCAAGATTATTTCAGTGAGTAAGAATTTCCTCTCTTCACAGGTACCACAACTGCCAGGCTTTTCCTGGGTCAAACCCTGTCTCTCTTCCCCAAGTATTGTGTACATTGGCCTAAGAGATGTGGACCCTCCTGAACAGTAAGTTGATGTAGAGGAGTTAAGCTCTGGGCCTGTTCTGCCTACTTCTTGTAGGTCAGTATGAAGATGAGAGTTCCTAAATACACGTTTATTAAAACTGCTTTTAAAACTAGAGTCTTTCCTTTTATCTCaccagttttattttaaagaattatgacATCCAGTATTTCTCCATGAGAGACATTGATCGACTTGGTATCCAGAAGGTCATGGAACAGACATTTGATCTGCTGATTGGCAAGTAAGTAAAACAGCAAATGTCTACTTCTAGGTCCCAGGGGAAGATGGGCAaactctgggagagcagcacACTTAAGCCGGTATCTTGAACACAGTAAATGCACTtcttaaataaaagcaaaacgtGCATATATTTTCAAATAGTTCAGAAGGCAAACTGTCAAACAAATCATATTCttgtggactgggggtgggggtgttccTTTAAGTCACTGACCCATCCTTCTTCTcatgaattttttgttctctattACGATCTTACGATGAGAAGATTCATTGTTCGAGTGGTCTCATTACTTCAACCAAGTTCTGTATTAAGCATAAAACTGCATGCCAGTTAGGACAGTTTTCTCAGCCTTCTTGGCGGTCCAGGTCAGAACTGCCGTCTTAGGTCACTCTGTAAGCCTCTAAGAAGTTAGTCATTTGCTACGAGGATATTGTATGTATGTTAGTTTCAGTCATGGGATAGCTTCCCTCAAGTTAGAATTGGAGAATAAATTTGCAAGCAGGAAACTGGATTATGTTCATCTCAACAACTATAACCTAAATGAAGCTAACTTAATTAGTCCATCATGGAAGTGAAGAATTCCTTGTACTGGCAGTTACTAGTGTGAGAGGCTCTACTGCTTTAGGTAACCCAGAAATATGCACTGGGGTTTTTCTGAGACATGCAAAATAAACAGCAATATATTAAAGTACAATGTAAGAAGTTAATGTGCCAATCTGAGTAATTTCCAGGAATAGAAAATCTAGAAATATGCTGAACTAGCAAAGCACCAGGACTAGAACAAAACCAAGTTATAGCCACAGAATGAAGACTCCAAGCATAACTAGTGTCGTATTCTCTCgtctttttcctttccagaaGACAGAGGCCAATCCACCTGAGTTTTGATATTGATGCTTTTGACCCTAAACTGGCACCAGCCACAGGAACCCCTGTTGTAGGGGGAATAACTTATAGAGAAGGAATGTATATTACTgaagaaatacataaaacaggtatGTAGTATTCAAGTCTGCAGCCATGTTAACTATATGGAACATGTCAAAATCTTTCTGCAGGGGCTCTTTTCTGTGTCACTGAATTTGTGTCACAGGTTAACAGAGGACATAGATATTTTGAGGCATCTTTGGATCCGGACTGTACCAAAATAT includes:
- the Arg2 gene encoding arginase-2, mitochondrial, with product MVIPSLPIMFLRSRASSLLRAQVHCVLTRSVHSVAIVGAPFSQGQKKKGVEYGPAAIREAGLLKRLSLLGCHLKDFGDLSFTKVPKDDPYNNLVVYPRSVGLANQELSEVVSRAVSGGYSCVTIGGDHSLAIGTISGHAQHRPDLCVIWVDAHADINTPLTTVSGNIHGQPLSFLVRELQDKVPQLPGFSWVKPCLSSPSIVYIGLRDVDPPEHFILKNYDIQYFSMRDIDRLGIQKVMEQTFDLLIGKRQRPIHLSFDIDAFDPKLAPATGTPVVGGITYREGMYITEEIHKTGLLSALDLVEVNPHLATSEEEAKATASLAVDVIASSFGQTREGGHTVYDHLPTPSSPDESENEERVRI